TTTAAATAATGATGGTTATAGCTTACCAAAAATATTTTTTACAGGCGATCCAGCCCAAACAATTAACCCCAGTGGTTTTAGTTGGAATAAAATAAAAAATAATATTCATCAATCCTATCAAAATTATTATCAAATCAATCAAATTAATAAACAAATTGAGCCTGAACACTTAACTATCAATTTTCGTTCCTATAGTGGTATCGTTAATTTAGGTTCAGCTATTGTCAACATAATCCGAGAAAATAGTAATAATCAATCAGAATTAATTAAACAAGAAACATGGTTAGAATCAGAAATAAAACCTTTTATTTTAAAAGAGAGTCCTGAGCAAATTTTTCAAGAAAAAGCCTCTTTTGGTCTTAAAAATGCCATTATTGTTAGTGATGAGAATGAAAAAGAAAGATTAGCCTCGTATTTTCCTCAAGATAGCGAAAGAATTTTAACGATTCAAGAAGTAAAAGGTTTAGAATTTGATGAAGTTTTAATTTGGAACTTTTTTACTGGTTTTGATAGTTGGCAAAATCGTAATAATCAAGCAATTAGGGAGCTAAATAATTTTAAATATAACTGCTTATACGTTTGCATAACAAGGGCAAGAAATAAGTTATATTTTTATGATCAACAAACTATAGATTTTTGGAATAAACCAGAAATTCAAAATTTAGTAACTCAAGGTAATTTAGATGAATTAGAAACTATTTTTGCGTCTTATGAAAGCATAGATAAGATGAGAGAAGCGGCGGAAGACTACGTTAATGAAGGTAACGAAAAAAGTTATAAAATTGCTATTCAAATTTATGAAAGAATAAAAGATGAAAAAGAAATAAATAGAGTCAAAGCCTTATTGTCAGAGTTGCAAGAAGATTGGGAAAATGCAGGAGAATATTGGGATAAAATTAATGATTTTGTTAATGCTTTTCGTTGTTGGGCAGAAGTAAATAATAATTTATGGCAGAAAAAATGGGGATATTTAGCCGAAGAGGAATGGAATTTGAGAGGAGATTATTTCTATCGAGAAAATGATTTTGCCATGGCTATTTATTGCTATCAGCAAAGTAATAATAAAGAAAAGGAAATTGATTGCTTAGAAAAGTTAAATCAATGGGAATTAGCTGGAGATAAATTAAAGGAAATGGGGAGAGAAATAGATGCTTTTCATAACTATGAATTAGCCAACGAATATTATCAAGAAAATAAACAATTAGACAAATCAGCCCAAATGTGGACAAAATTAGAGGAATGGAAAAAAGCCTCTCCTCTTTGGGAAAGTTTGCAAGAATGGGATAAAGCGGGGGAATGTTGGCAAAAAGCAGAAGAATTTGAGTTTTCGGCGTTGTGTTGGGAAAAAGTGGAGGCATGGGATAAAGCTGAGAAATGTTGGCAAAAATTAGAAAACTGGGAAAAAGTGGCTATTTGCTGTCAAAATCAAGGAAAATGGCGATCGAGTGCTAGAAATTGGCTTAAAATAGAAGATAAAAATAAAGCGGCTTACTGTTATCAACAGGCTAATGATTTAGATAAAGCGATGGAGTTATGGCAGGAATCAGAATCTTGGCATCAAGTTGCGATCGCACTTGAACTAGAACAAAGATACTCAGAAGCGGCAAAAATATGGGCAAAAGTCAACCCCCTTCAACAAAAAGCCTTATGTCATGAAAAATGTGAAGAGTGGGAAGAAGCAGAAAAATGTTGGCGAGAGTTAGGTAACTGGCATCAGGTTGCTTTGATGTGTGAAAAACAGGATAAATGGCTAGAGGCAATAAAAATATGGAGAAAATTACGCAAGACAGATTTAGAAAGTAAAGCCATTGAAAGAATCAGAGAAATCAAAAAAACAGCCCAATATTACGAAAGAATTGAAAATTGGCAAGAAGCAGAAAAATACTGGCGTATAGTTGATAACAAATTAAAAATAGCAATTTGTCTCTATAAACAAGCAAAAAATTGGCAGGAAATTGCCGAAATTTATCAAAGTTTACAACAATGGGAATCTGCGGGGAAAGCATGGCAAAAAATAAATGAATGGGAAAAAGCCGCAGAATGTTATGAAAAAGGTAGCTGTTGGCAATTAGCAGAAGATTGTTGGAGAGGGTTAAACAACACCAAAAAATTAGCTTACTGTTTAGGAAAACAAGGTAAGTGGTATGAAGCAGGAGAAGAATGCCTAAAAATTGACGATATTCAAAAAGCACTTATCTGCTACAAAAAGATTAATCATCTTAGCAAAATGGAAGAATGTTACAGAAAGCTAGAAGAATGGGAAAATGTAGCAAATATTTGTGAAAAGCAGGAAAAATGGACAGAAGCTGCTAAAATATGGATAAAAATGCCTCAATATGAAAAAGCAGGTGAATGTTACGAAAAAAGTCATCAATGGGAATATGCAAAAGAATGTTGGAAACACATCGGCAATGATAAAAGGGCGTTATATTGCTTAGAAAAATCTATAGATAATCTAAAGTAAGTAAATATAGTTATTTCAATTAACTTTGAAACACTTTTAAAAACTTAAGTCTTTGATAAACAAGAGCTAGAGATTTTGATTTTGTTTTATTCTTATTTAAAATGACTATAAATATTATGTATTTTAAGTAATTAATTTTTTTAATCTATTTCTTACCCAAATTAATGGGTTATTATCATCTTCCTCCTTATCAATTAATCCCATCCTTCTCAACTCATTTTGTCTTTCTACTAACTCATTTTTTCTTTCCGATAATTTATTAACGATTAAGTCATAAAGTTCAGGATTTTTCATTAACAATTTTCTAAAATTAGCCTGATTAATACAAAAAAGAATTGTTGGTTCTACTGCTTTAACTGTAGCGGTTCTAGGCATTCCTAACATCAAAGATAATTCCCCAAAAAAACTACCTGCCTTTAAATAGTTTAAATGCTTATTTATTTTTTCAACAAATACTTCAACTTTGCCCGAAAGAATAATATAAAAAGTATCTCCTATTTCATTTTCTTTGAATAAAATCTGTTCTTTCTCTAAATTTTTTCTGTATCCTGACTCAATTAATTTTCGTATTTCTATCTCATTAAAATCTTGAAAATAATCTACTTCCCATAACATATCTTTAATTGATTTTTTTGACTTATGATGATGATTTTGATTATTTTTTTCCTGACTAATATTTATATTTTTATTCTCTAAAACATCAGAATAATTTTTGAGCCAAACATCTCTTTGAGGAAAGGGAATAGTAATGTTATATTGACGAAAAAGATATTCAATAATAAAATTCAAATTACTTCTTATTTCTGGCTCTTGATCAATAGGATTTATCCATACTCGTAACTCTAAATTAAGGCTACTATCTCCAAAACCAACTAATAAAACTTCTGGGGAAGGATGTGCCACAACCCTTGATTCTTGATAAGCTGACTGTAATAGTAATTCTGTAACTAATACCAAATCTGATTGATAGGCAACTGCGATGGGGATAATTATTCTAGCAGTGAAGCTATTATAGCTCCAGTTCGTAAAACGATGATTAATAAAAAAACTATTAGGGATAAATATTTCTGAACCATCCTGAGTTTCAACCACAGTGGAACGGGTAGAAATTTCTGTTACATATCCTTTTATATTTTCTATTTCAATAAAATCTCCCGGTTTAATTGGTCTTTCAAATAAAAGAGTTAAGCCACTAATAAAATTTTTTGTTATATCTTGTAAACCAAAACCAATTCCTAAACCTAAACCGCCTCCAATAACGGCTAATGTGGATAAATTAACTCCAAAATATTGTAATAATAAAATAAATAATATTGCACCAAAAAAATAACTAATAATATTAGCAAATGTTTCTCTATTCGCAGAGTCTATATTTAGTTTATTAAGGATATTTTCCTTAAATATTTTCTTGAAAATTTTGCCAATAATAATAACTAAAATTAAAGCAATTACAATTTGCAGTAAGGCAATTAAAGAAATGGATGTTCCGCCCACAGTCAGCATAAATATTTCTGAATAATTATTAGTTTTAACTACTTGACAGTGCTTTTAAATATTCGATCGCAGCTTCTAATTTAGTAGGATAAGAAAGAGCGAACTGTTCAAACCAAAAGCCTTCATCAGAATAAGGATCTAAATTTTTTAACCATACCTCTGCTTTTCTAGTGATTAACTTTTCTTGTCTTTGTTTTTCTAACTCTTGTTGTCTAATTTCTTCTAAATTTTCAGATTTTTTGTTATGATTAATTTCTTTTTGTTTTTGATGATAAGAAGTAACTAATTCACTGATATAATTCTCTGCAATTCCAGATTTTTTTTGCGATTTATGAGCAGATTGTTTTTGTTTATATTGTTTTTCTATATCAGATATAATATCATCAGAATCTATTTTTGATTGAGACTGTTTTTGATTAAACTTAGACTCTATTTCTGATATTAAATTATCTTTCTTATTCGATGTTGAGTTAAGGGAATTACTAGATTTTTTTTGCTGAAATTTTCCCTCAATCTCTAAGACTATATCCTCCGTTATATCTTGATTTTCTGTAACCTTTTTTTGTGACTCTATTTCCGAAATAAAGCTATCAATATCAGAATTGTTGGATTTTTTTTGCTCTCTATCTAACTGATTATGATTAACCTTTGATACTTGTTGATTTTTTTGTTGATATTTACTTTCTATATCCTGTAAAAAATTATCGATTTCAGCCATTTTAAACCCCAAAGTTTTAGACTCAAATTTTCCTTATTATTACAATATAACAATCCTAAATCATTTATGATATGGCGTTTATCTCAATGCTGAGATGCACCAATTATCAGTATTCAGGAATGGGCAAAGGGCAAGGAGCAAAGGTTATAGTATAATATTCACGGTCAATCATAGAAAAAACAAGAGACTAACAGCTAATGAATGTCCACTGGCAATCAGTCAAAGAATACGAAGACATACTTTACTTTAAATGGGATGGCATCGCCAAAATAGTAATTAATCGACCTCATAAACGTAATGCTTTTCGTCCACAAACTGTATTTGAACTATACGATGCTTTTTGTGATGCACGGGAAGATAAAAAAATCGGTGTCATACTACTAACTGGTGCAGGACCTCATACAGATGGGAAATATGCCTTTTGTGCTGGGGGGGACCAATCTGTTAGGGGTAAAGGGGGATATGTTGACGATGCAGGAGTACCCCGATTGAATGTTTTAGACTTACAGAAGTTGATTCGTAGTATTCCGAAAGTGGTCATTGCTTTAGTTGCTGGTTATGCCATTGGTGGAGGTCATGTTTTACACTTAATTTGTGACCTTACCATTGCCGCAGATAATGCTATTTTTGGACAAACAGGGCCGAAAGTTGGTAGTTTTGATGGTGGCTTTGGTGCGAGTTATTTAGCGAGAATTGTGGGACAGAAAAAAGCCCGTGAAATTTGGTTTTTGTGTCGGCAATATAACGCCCAACAGGCTTTAGATATGGGCTTAGTAAATACAGTCGTTTCTGTGGAAGAATTGGAAACGGAAGGAATAAACTGGGCAATGGAGATATTAGAAAAAAGTCCTATCGCCATACGTTGCTTGAAAGCCGCTTTTAATGCAGACTGTGATGGCCAAGCTGGACTACAGGAGTTAGCAGGAAATGCCACTTTACTTTATTATATGACAGAAGAAGGTGCAGAAGGTAAACAGGCTTTCTTGGAAAAACGTCCTCCTAATTTCCGTGATTACCCTTGGCTTCCATAATTAATTATATATTCTAAATATTATATTGATGATGATAGATAATAGCCAATTAGACTTAATTTTAGGAATTATTGCCCTTGTAATTGTTATTGCTGGTTTAGTGATGTTGTTTCAAGGGGTTAATACAATGAATAAATAATCAAATAAGTTGATGAGAATAGTTGACTATCTTATTCATGGAATCAGAAGACTAAAATACTCTCGTTTTTGATAATAAATACTGGAAAAATGACACCAAAAGTTCCACCGAAATTTACAGCATTGTGTTATCAGATAAATAACTGTAAAATAATTATTCTTACTCCCTTTTTTTCTCAATATGGTTATCAATTAGATTTCAAATTGCTGTAAATAAAATTAAACTAATTAGAAACAATTTCTTCTGTGGAATTAACATTACTTTCCGTCACCTTGTTAGATTCAATAGTAAAATTCACTTGAGGAGTTGCACATCCTAAAGAAAATGATTTTTCCAGTAAGGCAATATCTGGTAAAGGTTGCCAATTATTATCAAAAACGGGGGATGCAAAATGGCATGATTTCCAGTGAGCTTTCACCGAAACTCCTAGCTGAGAACACATTCCCCCCCGTCTCCCTTCTGGAGAGTAGAATCGACAGTATCGACAAGCTGAAGTACATTGGTTATTATGTGTCATCTTTTTAAGGTAAAATTTATCGGTTGTTTTTATCTTTACCTTATTATTACCTACTTGGGATCAAGGCGTTTTGAGCTAAAAACCAGTTATATTCAAGATCAACTTGTATTTTTATTCAGTTTACGTTTTAGATTTATTTAACTATTGCTTAACATATCTCAACCTTTTCTTGACAGTTAATTAAGTTAAATTAACTTTAACAAAAAACCTTAAAATATTATTATTATGCTTAATCTTTTTAAACCATTTTATCCGCTTTTTTTTGCTAGTTTAAAGGGAAATCCAGAGTCTGCTCACAATCAAGCCCTTCATATTCTTCATAACATTCAGTCTCAACGAGATAAAACTTGGGGGAGATGGATTATTCAACAATTAGAAAATTCTTTTTGCGTTAATTATCCTCATCTTTCTCAGTCTCTCTGGAATTTTAATTTTGCTCATCCTTTAGGTTTGGCTCCTGGATTTGATAAAAATGCTCAGGGGGCGGGAATTTGGTCTAGTTTTGGCTTTAGTTTTGCTGAGTTGGGGGCTGTTACTTACCATAGTCAGGAGGGTAATCCTAAGCCTCGAATGTTTCGTTTACCTGCGGATAAGGCTTTATTAAATCGTATGGGGGCAAATAATCAAGGAGCAGAGGCGATCGCACTTAGATTACAAGAAACGTGGCAAAAACAAGAAAGAACTATTCCCATTGGGATAAATCTGTGTAAATCGAAGATAACAGAGTTAAATGACGCAAAAGAAGACTATTTAAAAAGTTTTCAGGTTTTAAAAGCTCATGCTGACTATTTTGTGATCAATGTAAGTTCTCCTAATACGCCGGGATTGCGATCGCTTCAAGGGGGTGAACAATTAGAGCCAATTTTAGATACTTTACAAAGCCATAATCAGGGTGAAAAACCAATTTTAGTCAAAATTGCGCCAGACTTAGAAAATGAGCAAATCAGGTCAATTATCAAGGTATCTCAGCAATATCAACTTTCAGGATTAATTGCAACTAATACAACCATCAAAAAAGAGGGATTACATACAAAAATACTAAATGAAACAGGAAAGCCAATCACCGAAGAAGCAGGGGGAATCAGTGGTTTACCCTTAAGACAACGTTCAACCGAAGTAATTCGCTTTATTTATCGAGAAACAGAGGGAAAATTACCCATTATCGGAGTGGGAGGAATTTTTGACACCGAATCCGCTTGGGAAAAAATCACTGCCGGGGCTACTTTACTACAATTCTATAGTGGTTGGGTTTATCAAGGTCCTTGGATTGTACCCGATATTTTACAGGGATTAAGCCAAAAGCTAGAAGAAAACAATTTAGATAATTTATCTCAAGCAGTTGGCATAGGAGTAAATAATTACTAATAAATCAGGAGTCACAAGTTAGGGTTTTGGAATGTTAGGGGAAATTAATTCAACAATGTTGCCCTTTGCCTTATCTGAATTACTCATTAAATTTATGACCATTATTTGGCTGGCTTCTATTTTAGACTATCTTATAGGCGATCCGAAAAATTGGTTTCATCCTGTGCAGTTGATAGGTTGGATAATCGAAAAATCGGTTAATTTCGTCATTCACCAAACTGAGAATAAAACCGTTAGGAAAATAGCAGGAGTTATTTTGGGCTTAGTTTTGGTTTTGGGTAGTGGGGTAATTACTTGGTTAATTATCTATTTACTATCAAGAGTTAATTTTTGGTTAGGGTTTGTCTTTCAAGTTATTTTATTAGCTAGTTGTTTTGCAGGTAGAAGCCTATCAGATGCGGCGGAAGATGTTTTATCGGCTTTAAAAGAGAATAATTTATCCGAGGCTAGACATCGTCTCAGTTTTTATGTGGGTAGGGATACAGATAATTTATCCACTGAAGAAATTTATCGGGCAGTGTTAGAAACCGTGTCAGAAAATGCTACTGATGGAGTTACTGCACCCTTATTTTATGCTTTGTTGGGAAGTTTTATTCCTATAGTTGGTTGTGTACCAAGTGCGATCGCATATAAAACATTAAGCACCTTAGACTCAATGATAGGTTATAAAAGAGAACCATATCAAGATATAGGTTGGTTTAGCGCAAAATGGGAAGATTATATAACATGGTTGCCTTGTCGTTTAACGGTGTTAACCTTAGGCTTGATTTCTTTAAATCCTATTTATAACATTAAAGAATGTCGAAAATATGCCATACAAGACCCTAGCCCTAATTCTGGTTGGAGTGAAGGCATTTATGCTGTTATTTTGAAGGTGCAATTGGGAGGTGAAAATAGTTATCAGGGGGTAAAAAAGTTTAAACCCTTGTTGGGAAAACCTGAAAGGGAAATTGATGAAACAGTAATTAAAAAGGCTTTATTTTTAACTCGTTTTTGTTTTTTGTTATGGTTATTATTAGGAGTTTTAATATTTTCTATAACATATTTATCTCTAAGCTAAAACGCATTAAACTTTCCTTTTTTATTAATTTTAAAAACTAACTCAAACCTTTACTTGTTAACTTTTCCCTATCTTCATCATTCCATTTTTAGCTAGATGCAAGATCTGAGATTGAGAGATATGTACGAAAAAATAGATAAACTGATTGTATCTTGAACAAAGATAGCGCCATATTCTCAAAATATTAATTAATGAGTAAAGCAGATAGAATTTTAGCAAAAATGAAACTCAATCCTCACGATTGGCGGATTGAAAATGTGAAAACTGTAGCACAAACTTATGGTATAGAATGGAGACAAAAAAGCACTTTTCATGTGGTTTTTATTAGAAGTGATGGAAAAACATTATCAATACCTGCACATCGTCCAATTAAGCCAATTTATATAAAAAAGTTCAATATAAAAAAGTTCATCAATTTTGTAGAGAATTAGAGTTATGAATAATTTGAAATACGGTTTGGATGCTTTACAAGAAACAATTAATACTTTAAAAAGTACTGGTTTTCCTATTCCTAAACCTTTTAGTGGTAGAAAAAATAATGATAATTTTTTTCAAAAAATACCTGAAAATTTATACCAACGTTTAGAAACATTGGCACAGAAAGAGAAGATAAGTATAAATAGTTTATCTAAGTAGATCCAATAAAAGAAAAGAAAGTTCGTAGTTACCCCTTTAGGGGTTTCAAACGTTCTTGAAACAACCGAGGGCTTCAGCCCTTACTACTAGCTGAACCTATTTTACGTTTAATTAAGTGGGGCTACTTAATTAATTCATTGTTAGAAGAAAGTTTGACTAAAAAGGAAACTAAGATTGCTTCTTAATTTTGTGAATAGTTAACTTCATAATTCATGTCCCAATGTCATTGTCTCGGTAAAATGAGGCATAAATTTTTTGAACTTACTTAAGCCATTTAACTATTCTTAAAACGATAGTGACTAACTTATAAAAGCTAATTGCAAATTTCTAATTAATAATTCCTCATTAAAGATATATGGGTAACAAATCAAATAGCAATTCTTTTTCTCAAGCATTTACGGGGATTTGGCAAACAATTCAGGCACAAGTACATTTTCCCGTGCTTAAGGCAAATGCAAAAGTACCCTCTATTTATGTTAAAAATGGTCAAGAAAAAAGACCTCAAGTATATCCTTTATTAGGAGATCGCTATATCATAGGACGTAGTAGTAAAAATTGTGATATTGTCATCCGCAGTCCGATTATTAGTCAAACTCACTGCGTGATTGAAAGAGATGAAAATAATCCTCTACAGTTTATTATTAAGGACTTAAATTCTACTAACGGGGTATATTGTGGTGGCAAGCGTTATCAATCCCTTAATCTTTTCCATAATGATCTTATCACTTTAGGACCTCCAGAATTAGCAGAAGCGATCGAAATTCGTTACGATAAATCCCCTGCTAACTGGGTGTTATTTGCTCGTTATGGTTTACTTAGCACCAGTGTGGGCTTATTGTTAATATTGGGTTTTATGGTTTTACAGTGGAGCCAATACCAAGTTCATCCTATTCCTGATCATACAGGAGGTTCAACGGTAGTTTATGCAGAAGATGGTAAAACTTTACTTTCCCCCCGTATCGAATCCCCCCATCGAGAATTAGAAAGCCTCAAAGAATTTTCTCCTTACTTACCCCAAGCCTTACTTGCTTCTGAAGATAGTCGTTATTATTGGCATTTTGGAGTTGATCCTCTTGGTATTATTCGAGCAGTATTGGTAAATCAAGAAGGGGGAAGACAAGGTGCAAGTACTATTACTCAACAATTAGCCCGAAGTTTATATCCAGCAGTGGGTAGGGAAAATAATTTGGCAAGAAAATGGCGAGAAATGGTTGTAGCCACCAAATTAGAAGCGATTTACAGCAAAGACACTATTCTCAAAACCTATATGAATCGGGTGTATTTGGGTATCAATTTATATGGCTTTGAAGATGCGGCACAATTTTATTTTGATAAGTCAGCAAGAGAATTAGACATCAATGAGTCAGCTACTCTAGTGGCAATTTTACCCGCTCCTAATGCCTATAATCCCGTGCAAGACTACGATACTGCCGTTAATTTACGCAATCGTGTCATTGCCAGAATGGAGAATTTGGGTATGATCAGTAATGAAGAAGCATCCCAAGCAAGGCGATCGCGCATTGAAATTAGTCCTAAAGCTAGACAGACTTTATCTCAAGTAATTGCCCCTTATTATTATAGTTACGTTTTCCAAGAAATGAGAGAATTATTAGGGGATGACCTCACCCAAGAGGGTGATTTTATCATTGAAACCAGTTTAAATCCCAAAATTCAAACTATTGCCGAAGAAAGCCTCAAAAATCATATTGATAGCAACGGTAAATCCCATAATTTTTCCCAAGGTGCGATCGCATCTTTAAATAGTAAAAATGGAGAAATAATTGCCTTAGTGGGGGGAAAAGACTTCAACGAAAGCCAGTTTAATCGAGCAACAATGGCCCAAAGACAACCGGGGTCAACTTTTAAGGTATTTGCTTATTCAGCCGCCCTAGAGAGCGGTATAAGTGCCTCTAAAACCTATTCTTGCGCGCCATTGCTATGGCAAGGATTTCAATATAAAGCCTGTGAAAGAACAGGGGGAGCGACAAACATGACTCAAGCCCTAGCTCAATCAGAAAATTCTGTAGCTTTGAGAGTAGCGAAAGATGTGGGTTTATCTTCAGTGGTGAATATGGCAAAAAAGTTAGGGGTTGAATCTCCCTTAAATCCAGTGCCGGGGCTAATATTAGGACAGAGTGAAGTTAACCTTTTAGAAATTACGGGGGCTTATACCGCTTTTGCTAATCAGGGAATTTGGTCAAAACCCCATGCTATTAAAGTAATTCGGGATGGTAGAGATTGTGAAGATTTTGATAATCATACTACCTGTAGAGAAGTCTATCGTTTCAATGAAACTGGAGATGAGCAAAAACAGGCGATTAAAAAAACTACCGCCGAAACCATGAATAGAATGTTACAACAGGTCACAGTTTCAGGCACAGGTAGAACTGCTTATTTAGGCAAACAGGAGGCAGGGAAAACTGGTACAACGAATAAAGGGGTTGATTTGTGGTTTATTGGTTATGTGCCAAAAAATAATATTTTGACGGGAGTTTGGCTAGGTAATGATGATAATTCTCCTACCAACAGTAGTAGCTCTCAGGCGGCTTTATTATGGGGAAATTATATGAAAAAAATCCTATAAATCACCTGATTTCAATATAAAAATTGTCGGTGAAAGTCGGCAAGAGGCAAAGTTAAAAGGGCAAACACCCCCTTATCCCCCCTCAAGAGGGGGGATAAAGGGTGAATAGTTGATAATTAAAAACTCCTAACTCCTGTACGGGCGAATGGCCATTCGCCCCTAACTAACTCGTTTTCCCTGACACCTACCCTTATCCGATATTCTTAAACTGAACTGAGGTTATTTTAACGTGGTGTATTATGATCGCAAATTAATAAAGTACCTGCTGAAACACAAATAGGGATAGCAATTAAGTTAACGAAAGGAATACTTATTAAAGCTAAACAAATCAAACCAAAACCAGTAGTAAGAGGAAAACCTCCCCAAACAAATTTCAGTTTTTCTCGAAAAGATAGTCTTTTTCTTTCTAGGGTAGCATCAAAAAAATCTAAACAAATAATCGTTATGGTGATAGATAATCCGCCGATTAATGAGATTAAATTACCAAAAGCTGGAATAAAATTTAGTAAAAATAAAGGAATACTAAAAACGATAATGAATAATAGTTTTTTTAATTCAAATAAAATAGCCCTAAAAATTTCTCTAACAATATTAATTTCAATCAAATCTAAATTACCTTTTTTCAAAATTTCTATCTTTTCCGACAACTTTCCATAAAAATGAGAACCCAAAATACCCCCAAATTGTAAGATAACAAAACCAACTAAAATCAATAAAATTATGATAATTATTCCTTTTAAAAAAGATGCGATCGCACTTATTATATAGGTAAGAAACTCTAGCCATTGAGGGAGACTATCAATTAATTGATCAACTCTGAGAATAAGATTATTAGTAAAATTATCATAAAAATTTAAACTAGGATTGAGTAATAAAATATAAGAAATAATCCCGACTAAAATATTGATCAAAATAGGAATAATTAAATATTGCCATA
This is a stretch of genomic DNA from Cyanobacterium aponinum PCC 10605. It encodes these proteins:
- a CDS encoding PBP1A family penicillin-binding protein, producing the protein MGNKSNSNSFSQAFTGIWQTIQAQVHFPVLKANAKVPSIYVKNGQEKRPQVYPLLGDRYIIGRSSKNCDIVIRSPIISQTHCVIERDENNPLQFIIKDLNSTNGVYCGGKRYQSLNLFHNDLITLGPPELAEAIEIRYDKSPANWVLFARYGLLSTSVGLLLILGFMVLQWSQYQVHPIPDHTGGSTVVYAEDGKTLLSPRIESPHRELESLKEFSPYLPQALLASEDSRYYWHFGVDPLGIIRAVLVNQEGGRQGASTITQQLARSLYPAVGRENNLARKWREMVVATKLEAIYSKDTILKTYMNRVYLGINLYGFEDAAQFYFDKSARELDINESATLVAILPAPNAYNPVQDYDTAVNLRNRVIARMENLGMISNEEASQARRSRIEISPKARQTLSQVIAPYYYSYVFQEMRELLGDDLTQEGDFIIETSLNPKIQTIAEESLKNHIDSNGKSHNFSQGAIASLNSKNGEIIALVGGKDFNESQFNRATMAQRQPGSTFKVFAYSAALESGISASKTYSCAPLLWQGFQYKACERTGGATNMTQALAQSENSVALRVAKDVGLSSVVNMAKKLGVESPLNPVPGLILGQSEVNLLEITGAYTAFANQGIWSKPHAIKVIRDGRDCEDFDNHTTCREVYRFNETGDEQKQAIKKTTAETMNRMLQQVTVSGTGRTAYLGKQEAGKTGTTNKGVDLWFIGYVPKNNILTGVWLGNDDNSPTNSSSSQAALLWGNYMKKIL
- a CDS encoding EI24 domain-containing protein, whose product is MSRSIVTGFGFFSGVFYPFLALKIIWQNKTLWQYLIIPILINILVGIISYILLLNPSLNFYDNFTNNLILRVDQLIDSLPQWLEFLTYIISAIASFLKGIIIIILLILVGFVILQFGGILGSHFYGKLSEKIEILKKGNLDLIEINIVREIFRAILFELKKLLFIIVFSIPLFLLNFIPAFGNLISLIGGLSITITIICLDFFDATLERKRLSFREKLKFVWGGFPLTTGFGLICLALISIPFVNLIAIPICVSAGTLLICDHNTPR
- the cbiB gene encoding adenosylcobinamide-phosphate synthase CbiB translates to MTIIWLASILDYLIGDPKNWFHPVQLIGWIIEKSVNFVIHQTENKTVRKIAGVILGLVLVLGSGVITWLIIYLLSRVNFWLGFVFQVILLASCFAGRSLSDAAEDVLSALKENNLSEARHRLSFYVGRDTDNLSTEEIYRAVLETVSENATDGVTAPLFYALLGSFIPIVGCVPSAIAYKTLSTLDSMIGYKREPYQDIGWFSAKWEDYITWLPCRLTVLTLGLISLNPIYNIKECRKYAIQDPSPNSGWSEGIYAVILKVQLGGENSYQGVKKFKPLLGKPEREIDETVIKKALFLTRFCFLLWLLLGVLIFSITYLSLS